A single Deinococcus betulae DNA region contains:
- a CDS encoding DUF4180 domain-containing protein: MKADVHIRTAAELGLTFRDAGDTAQVLGAIYGLDGLILSVADLSAEFLNLRTGLLGELFQTFVNWRLPVAVVVPDPAAHGERFAELAREHARHPSIRFVPSEAQARQWLETQTG, encoded by the coding sequence ATGAAGGCAGACGTACACATCAGGACAGCGGCCGAACTGGGCCTGACGTTCCGGGACGCTGGCGACACCGCGCAGGTGCTGGGGGCCATATACGGCCTGGACGGCCTGATTCTCTCTGTGGCCGACCTCTCGGCCGAGTTCCTGAATCTGCGCACCGGACTGCTGGGCGAGCTGTTCCAGACCTTCGTGAACTGGCGCCTGCCTGTGGCCGTGGTGGTCCCCGACCCGGCCGCCCACGGCGAGCGCTTCGCCGAGCTGGCCCGCGAGCACGCCCGCCATCCCAGCATCCGCTTTGTGCCGTCAGAGGCGCAGGCGCGCCAGTGGCTGGAAACGCAGACGGGATAA
- a CDS encoding DinB family protein translates to MTDPDRNTRAQLAFARLLPKLFRGGQAFVGVEASLSGLSDEQAATRPQHLPHSVAELVAHINWWNRWMLDIIEMGQSQPYPKAAAETWPAVGADEWRDVKNEFYELLARIDPHAARPDLANPVNHEETIGELLADMALHTAHHFGQVVTVRQALEAWPPPGGGDTW, encoded by the coding sequence ATGACTGACCCTGACCGCAACACCCGCGCCCAACTGGCCTTCGCCCGCCTGCTGCCCAAGCTGTTCCGGGGGGGGCAGGCCTTTGTGGGCGTGGAGGCGTCCCTGAGCGGGCTTTCAGACGAGCAGGCCGCCACGCGCCCTCAGCACCTGCCCCATTCGGTGGCCGAACTGGTGGCGCACATCAACTGGTGGAACCGCTGGATGCTGGACATCATCGAAATGGGCCAGAGCCAGCCGTACCCGAAGGCGGCGGCCGAGACCTGGCCGGCGGTCGGCGCCGACGAGTGGCGGGACGTCAAAAACGAATTTTACGAACTGCTGGCGCGCATTGACCCGCACGCCGCGCGGCCTGACCTGGCCAACCCCGTCAACCACGAAGAAACCATCGGCGAGTTGCTGGCCGACATGGCGCTGCACACCGCCCACCACTTTGGGCAGGTTGTGACGGTGCGGCAGGCGCTGGAGGCCTGGCCCCCTCCCGGCGGCGGCGACACGTGGTAA
- a CDS encoding DinB family protein produces MVSGVFGKATGNLFLGGPANVSWEQALEGLGAEDAARVPPGLPHSAAQVAAHVQFWQAWLLDAAAGQAPAWPEHASGGWPPPGDWTALRAELLAGQARLRELSRDPDFAAGTTPQGQPWAAMLVNFAGHGAYHLGQVVLVRQALGLWPPPGGGDTW; encoded by the coding sequence GTGGTAAGCGGCGTCTTTGGCAAGGCCACCGGCAACCTGTTCCTGGGCGGCCCAGCGAACGTGTCGTGGGAGCAGGCGCTCGAAGGGCTGGGGGCAGAGGACGCCGCGCGCGTGCCGCCGGGCCTGCCGCATTCTGCCGCGCAGGTGGCGGCCCACGTGCAGTTCTGGCAGGCGTGGCTGCTGGATGCGGCGGCGGGCCAGGCCCCCGCGTGGCCGGAACATGCCAGCGGCGGCTGGCCCCCGCCGGGCGACTGGACCGCCCTGCGCGCCGAGCTGCTGGCGGGTCAGGCGCGGCTGCGCGAGCTGAGCCGTGACCCCGACTTTGCCGCCGGCACCACCCCGCAGGGTCAGCCCTGGGCCGCCATGCTGGTCAACTTCGCCGGGCACGGCGCCTACCATCTGGGGCAGGTCGTGCTGGTTCGTCAGGCGCTGGGGCTGTGGCCCCCGCCGGGCGGAGGCGATACGTGGTAG
- a CDS encoding aminotransferase family protein translates to MSNVFYRSRKSYPVAVRAEGVYLEDAQGQRYLDGSSGALVANIGQGRTEVAQAMAAQASQLAFVHGSQFSSEVLETYAARLADFLTLPGFRFWAVSGGSEANESAIKLARQYHVERGEPERFKVVTRVPSYHGASLGALAASGMGARREVYAPLIREDAWPKMPKPDPSLSGEQDAERLRAVLEEAGPETVAAFICEPVVGASDAALAPNAGYHAHIAKICREYGVLFIADEVMSGMGRCGAPLAVRLGGEVTPDLVVLGKGLAAGYAPLAGLMAAPAVYDTVMNGSGAFKHGFTYAGHPVSVAAGLGVLDIVEREALVTAACERGAQLLSGLQALQARHPQVLAARGHGLLLGLVLGDPETGEAFPQPGLAERVAAAAREEGLLTYPGSGAVDGMRGDHLLLGPPLSISAAEVEVMLAALDRALATTGVSASV, encoded by the coding sequence ATGTCCAACGTCTTTTACCGCTCCCGTAAGTCCTATCCCGTCGCCGTGCGTGCCGAGGGGGTGTATCTCGAGGATGCCCAGGGCCAGCGGTATCTGGACGGCTCTTCTGGGGCGCTGGTGGCCAACATCGGGCAGGGCCGAACGGAGGTCGCGCAGGCGATGGCCGCGCAGGCAAGCCAGCTGGCCTTTGTTCACGGCTCACAGTTTTCCAGTGAGGTTCTGGAAACGTATGCGGCGCGGCTGGCCGACTTTCTGACGCTGCCTGGTTTCCGCTTCTGGGCGGTCTCCGGCGGCTCGGAAGCCAACGAGAGCGCCATCAAACTGGCGCGGCAATACCACGTTGAACGCGGCGAGCCGGAGCGTTTCAAGGTGGTGACCCGCGTCCCCAGTTACCACGGCGCCTCGCTGGGGGCGCTGGCGGCGTCTGGGATGGGGGCCCGGCGTGAGGTCTACGCGCCCCTCATCCGCGAAGACGCCTGGCCCAAGATGCCCAAACCTGACCCCAGCCTGAGCGGGGAGCAGGACGCCGAACGCCTGCGCGCCGTGCTGGAAGAGGCTGGACCAGAGACGGTGGCGGCGTTTATCTGTGAACCGGTGGTGGGTGCCTCGGACGCGGCGCTGGCGCCGAATGCGGGCTACCACGCGCACATTGCCAAGATCTGCCGCGAATACGGCGTGCTGTTTATTGCCGACGAGGTCATGAGTGGCATGGGCCGCTGCGGGGCCCCGCTGGCCGTGCGGCTGGGCGGTGAAGTTACGCCCGACCTCGTGGTGCTGGGCAAGGGCCTGGCCGCCGGCTACGCCCCGCTGGCCGGCCTGATGGCGGCCCCAGCGGTCTACGACACGGTGATGAACGGCAGCGGCGCTTTCAAGCACGGCTTTACCTACGCCGGTCATCCGGTGAGCGTGGCGGCCGGGCTGGGTGTGCTGGACATCGTGGAACGGGAGGCGCTGGTGACGGCGGCCTGCGAGCGCGGCGCGCAGTTGCTGTCTGGTCTGCAAGCCTTGCAAGCCAGGCATCCGCAGGTGCTAGCGGCGCGGGGCCACGGCCTGCTGCTGGGGCTGGTGTTGGGCGACCCGGAGACCGGAGAGGCGTTTCCGCAGCCCGGTCTGGCCGAGCGCGTGGCTGCCGCCGCCCGTGAGGAGGGCCTGCTGACCTACCCCGGCTCGGGCGCGGTGGACGGTATGCGGGGCGACCACCTGCTGCTGGGCCCGCCCCTGAGTATCTCGGCAGCCGAGGTGGAGGTCATGCTGGCGGCCCTGGACCGGGCACTGGCGACCACTGGAGTCAGCGCCTCTGTCTGA
- a CDS encoding WecB/TagA/CpsF family glycosyltransferase, translating into MTTPEPPQRLTLFDLPLDVLSLEPVLDRLGAWVTDPVRAPHTVVTLNPEFIVQSRTQPDFVNAMQVADLVTADGVGTVWAARQLTGTEVPRAPGFDIVQGLMQRHGPRLRVFFLGAKPGVAEVAAQNAARDYGIQVAGIHHGYFDLPDDQRVAELVRESRADLLLTGMGAGRQETFNQYWRQVMNVPVMIGCGGVIDVLAGTADLAPAWTRRLGVEWIWRVGLDRKRWNRAPRLAQFVRMVRAEKKRLKK; encoded by the coding sequence ATGACCACCCCCGAGCCGCCCCAGCGCCTGACCCTGTTTGACCTGCCGCTGGACGTTCTTTCGCTGGAGCCTGTTCTGGACCGCCTGGGTGCCTGGGTGACCGATCCGGTGCGCGCGCCGCATACCGTGGTGACCCTGAACCCCGAATTCATTGTGCAGTCGCGCACCCAGCCGGATTTTGTCAATGCCATGCAGGTGGCCGATCTGGTTACGGCCGATGGTGTGGGAACCGTGTGGGCCGCCCGTCAGCTCACTGGGACCGAGGTGCCGCGTGCCCCCGGTTTTGACATCGTGCAGGGGCTAATGCAGCGGCACGGCCCACGCCTGCGCGTGTTTTTTCTGGGCGCCAAACCCGGCGTGGCCGAAGTCGCTGCGCAGAACGCTGCTCGGGACTATGGCATTCAAGTGGCGGGCATTCACCACGGGTACTTTGACCTGCCCGACGACCAGCGCGTGGCGGAACTGGTACGTGAAAGCCGCGCCGACCTGCTGCTGACGGGCATGGGGGCCGGGCGCCAGGAGACCTTTAACCAGTACTGGCGCCAGGTGATGAACGTCCCGGTCATGATCGGCTGCGGCGGTGTGATCGACGTGCTGGCCGGCACTGCCGACCTCGCGCCTGCCTGGACCCGGCGGCTGGGTGTGGAGTGGATCTGGCGCGTGGGCCTGGACCGCAAACGCTGGAACCGGGCGCCCCGCCTGGCTCAGTTTGTGCGCATGGTGCGCGCCGAGAAAAAGCGCTTGAAGAAATAA
- a CDS encoding Crp/Fnr family transcriptional regulator has translation MLPGAFGALPADAQAQVMAAGRVNRWSRTELLYHPEDAAETLFVLLRGAARLYRLGAGAREVTLDVHGPGALLGVLALTPGARYGMYAEAMDDTEALLLGQEALTRLTGAQPAVGVALTEQMTRQTRGVQERLSGLVFLEVSQRLAVALLHLAEREGPWPEGGALALRDRVSHQDLAHVVGSTRETITKLLGDFRTRGLLDLGYRRIILTDREGLLRVTREPLR, from the coding sequence ATGTTGCCCGGAGCTTTCGGTGCCCTGCCTGCGGACGCTCAGGCGCAGGTGATGGCCGCCGGCCGCGTGAACCGCTGGAGCCGCACAGAGTTGCTGTACCACCCAGAAGACGCGGCCGAAACCCTGTTTGTGTTGTTACGCGGCGCCGCCCGCCTGTACCGGCTGGGTGCCGGCGCGCGCGAGGTGACGCTGGACGTTCACGGCCCCGGCGCCCTGCTGGGCGTGCTGGCCCTGACGCCCGGCGCCCGCTACGGCATGTACGCCGAGGCCATGGACGACACCGAGGCCCTGCTGCTGGGCCAGGAAGCGCTGACCCGCCTGACGGGCGCGCAGCCTGCTGTGGGCGTGGCCCTGACCGAGCAGATGACGCGGCAAACACGCGGCGTGCAGGAGCGGCTCTCGGGGCTGGTCTTTCTGGAGGTCTCTCAGCGGCTGGCCGTGGCGCTGCTGCACCTCGCCGAGCGCGAAGGCCCCTGGCCAGAAGGCGGCGCGCTGGCCCTGCGGGACCGGGTGTCGCACCAGGACCTCGCGCATGTGGTGGGCAGCACCCGCGAGACGATCACCAAACTGCTGGGCGACTTCCGCACCCGCGGCCTGCTGGACCTGGGCTACCGGCGCATTATCCTGACCGACCGCGAGGGCCTCCTGCGGGTTACCCGCGAACCGCTGCGCTAG
- the bshC gene encoding bacillithiol biosynthesis cysteine-adding enzyme BshC, translated as MAKSAAAEFRQGHMGEYFRLPVGATAQALTEEQPDLDRRALASALRDYHRDLGTLNADIEAQLERLAHPRSRVVVTGQQAGALTGPAYAVHKGADAALLARQLHDDNRPVVAVYWVASQDHDAAEVASTTLLDMNERLHRLTLDVPAGVPVGRVPWRPEWTAQVHALLETFDAPAEHVRAVRAWIDAATRAGGSYADVFARLMHGLLAPAGLVVLDPMHPALARLMAPTLARELRAPLASSAAIEAAAMRLEQDGFEPQLRRPAGATNLFLEEEDGQRRLLRAQGRELHTETRTYTVSDLLTRLDADPTRLTPAAGLRPAVQDALLPTLAFVVGPGEIAYAAQLRDVYPLHGLHQPLLWPRLSVTWLEPNVARLLGRLKATAAQVQTDPEGVLGRALAAERGAGAAAVARLDALDAELRELTADLGALDPTLTGAAERTRARTTARVAHLQTLAIHALARAENDRTRQLSRLKAHLLPGGVPQERELNFLSLLLKHGDAPLRQLLGLPAGFQGEVTIA; from the coding sequence ATGGCAAAAAGCGCAGCGGCAGAGTTCAGACAGGGGCACATGGGCGAGTATTTCCGCTTGCCGGTGGGCGCCACCGCGCAGGCCCTGACCGAGGAGCAGCCGGACCTGGACCGCCGCGCCCTGGCCAGCGCCCTGCGCGACTATCACCGCGACCTGGGCACGCTGAACGCCGACATAGAAGCGCAGCTGGAGCGCCTAGCCCATCCCCGCTCGCGCGTGGTGGTCACCGGGCAGCAGGCGGGCGCGCTGACCGGCCCCGCCTACGCGGTCCACAAGGGTGCCGACGCCGCCCTGCTGGCCCGGCAGCTGCACGACGACAACCGCCCAGTTGTGGCGGTGTACTGGGTGGCCAGCCAGGACCACGACGCCGCCGAAGTGGCCAGCACCACCCTGCTGGACATGAATGAACGTCTGCACCGCCTGACCCTGGACGTGCCCGCCGGGGTGCCGGTGGGCCGCGTACCGTGGCGCCCCGAATGGACCGCGCAGGTTCACGCTCTGCTGGAGACCTTTGATGCGCCGGCCGAGCATGTGCGGGCGGTTCGCGCCTGGATAGACGCGGCCACCCGCGCTGGCGGCAGCTACGCCGACGTGTTTGCCCGGTTGATGCACGGTCTGCTGGCACCGGCTGGTCTGGTGGTGCTAGACCCCATGCACCCAGCCCTGGCCCGCCTGATGGCCCCCACCCTGGCGCGTGAGCTGCGGGCGCCCCTGGCCTCCTCGGCGGCCATTGAGGCGGCAGCCATGCGGCTGGAACAGGACGGCTTTGAGCCGCAGTTGCGGCGGCCCGCTGGCGCCACCAACCTCTTTCTGGAAGAAGAGGATGGCCAGCGCCGCCTGCTGCGGGCCCAGGGGAGGGAGCTGCACACCGAGACCCGGACCTACACCGTCAGCGACCTGCTGACACGGCTGGACGCCGACCCAACCCGCCTGACCCCGGCGGCTGGCCTGCGCCCGGCGGTGCAGGACGCGCTGCTGCCCACCCTCGCCTTTGTGGTGGGCCCCGGCGAGATCGCCTACGCGGCGCAGCTGCGGGACGTGTACCCGCTGCACGGCCTTCATCAGCCCCTGCTGTGGCCGCGCCTGAGCGTGACCTGGCTGGAACCCAACGTGGCCCGCCTGCTGGGCCGCCTGAAGGCAACGGCCGCCCAGGTCCAGACGGACCCCGAGGGGGTGCTGGGCCGCGCCCTGGCCGCCGAGCGTGGGGCTGGAGCCGCTGCCGTGGCCAGACTGGACGCTCTGGACGCCGAACTGAGGGAGCTGACTGCCGACCTGGGCGCCTTGGACCCCACCCTGACTGGCGCTGCCGAGCGCACCCGCGCCCGCACCACCGCCCGCGTGGCGCACCTGCAAACCCTGGCCATTCATGCCCTGGCCCGCGCCGAGAATGACCGCACCCGGCAGCTGAGCCGCCTCAAGGCCCACCTGCTACCCGGTGGCGTGCCGCAGGAACGCGAACTCAATTTTCTGAGTCTGCTCCTCAAGCACGGCGACGCGCCCCTGCGGCAACTGCTGGGGCTGCCTGCAGGCTTTCAGGGCGAAGTGACCATCGCGTAA
- a CDS encoding stage V sporulation protein S: METLRVSGTSRPNAIAGAIAALLRSQGEVDIQAIGPAAVNQAVKALAIARGYLTGDGLDLYTQPEFVKLDVQAEERTAVRFLVKAIQGTPSV; the protein is encoded by the coding sequence TTGGAAACCCTTCGCGTCTCCGGCACTTCCCGTCCTAATGCCATCGCCGGTGCCATCGCCGCTCTGCTGCGGTCACAGGGCGAGGTGGATATTCAGGCCATCGGCCCAGCCGCCGTTAATCAGGCGGTCAAGGCCCTGGCCATTGCGCGCGGTTACCTGACTGGCGACGGCCTTGACCTCTACACCCAGCCGGAATTTGTGAAGCTGGATGTACAGGCCGAGGAACGCACCGCTGTCCGCTTTCTGGTGAAGGCCATTCAGGGTACGCCCAGCGTCTAG
- a CDS encoding manganese catalase family protein: protein MFLRIDKLQFDLPLPKEANPNGAATVQELMGGRFGEMSTMMNYMTQSFNFRGKDALRPYYELIANIAAEELGHIELVSAAINSLLAGPDPKAQEEPVDPATHPFSFAQDVRNTKHFIGAGPGTLIADSHGKAWTGDYVYSSGNLMLDLTHNFFLEGAARHNKLRVYEMVDDPTAKALVGYLLVRGGVHQIAYGKALESLTGVTINKMLPMPNIPTAKIPEAKAVMDRGLHQILYRFSDTDYKELGQIWNGTHPEDGSEVRVGEYTEIEGGDLVDGGHDSAAFSPDWDMGEIMEIAQKLHDKARLR from the coding sequence ATGTTCTTACGCATCGACAAACTGCAATTTGACCTTCCCCTCCCCAAAGAAGCGAACCCCAACGGCGCCGCCACGGTTCAGGAACTGATGGGCGGCCGCTTCGGCGAGATGTCCACGATGATGAACTACATGACGCAGTCGTTCAATTTCCGGGGGAAAGACGCCTTGCGCCCCTACTACGAACTGATTGCCAATATTGCCGCCGAGGAACTGGGGCACATTGAACTCGTGTCGGCTGCCATCAACAGCCTGCTGGCCGGCCCTGATCCCAAAGCGCAGGAAGAGCCTGTGGACCCGGCCACGCACCCCTTTTCCTTCGCCCAGGACGTGCGCAACACCAAGCACTTTATCGGGGCTGGCCCCGGCACACTGATTGCCGACTCTCACGGCAAGGCCTGGACCGGCGACTACGTGTATTCCAGCGGCAACCTCATGCTGGACCTGACGCATAACTTCTTCCTTGAGGGCGCAGCCCGCCACAACAAGCTGCGTGTCTACGAGATGGTGGACGACCCCACGGCCAAAGCCCTGGTGGGCTACCTGCTGGTGCGCGGCGGCGTTCACCAGATTGCTTACGGCAAGGCCCTAGAAAGTCTGACTGGCGTGACCATCAACAAGATGCTGCCCATGCCAAACATTCCCACTGCCAAGATTCCCGAAGCCAAGGCCGTGATGGACCGGGGCCTGCACCAGATTCTGTACCGCTTTAGCGACACCGATTACAAGGAACTGGGCCAGATCTGGAACGGCACCCACCCCGAAGACGGGTCCGAGGTGCGCGTGGGCGAGTACACCGAAATTGAGGGCGGCGACCTTGTCGACGGCGGCCACGATTCGGCGGCCTTTTCACCCGACTGGGACATGGGCGAAATCATGGAAATCGCCCAGAAGCTGCACGATAAAGCTCGTCTGCGTTAA
- a CDS encoding pentapeptide repeat-containing protein, which yields MTGPKPPAPPRFPKGGLRSFSGLLEDEAVERGWAFEGDLPSAHALNSVTFEGCVFRGVNLVGSVWRRVRLLDVRFERCDLSGAVWENVSLERVQVADSRLLGVQAAGTRLRQVRLSRVSMPLSVWVNADAAHLWLEGCDLGEAVMMGAKLGGTVMRGCQLPRTDLRGAQLDGADLRGCDLGGVRLGAAELQGVTIEPAQLLDLAHLLGVRVAALEG from the coding sequence GTGACGGGCCCCAAGCCGCCTGCTCCACCCCGATTTCCAAAGGGCGGTCTGAGAAGCTTCTCGGGTCTGCTGGAAGATGAAGCGGTCGAGCGGGGGTGGGCCTTTGAGGGCGACCTCCCCAGCGCCCACGCCCTGAACAGCGTGACCTTCGAAGGCTGTGTCTTTCGAGGCGTGAACCTCGTCGGCAGTGTCTGGCGGCGGGTGCGTCTGCTGGACGTGCGGTTTGAACGCTGCGACCTGAGCGGCGCCGTTTGGGAGAACGTGAGCCTGGAGCGGGTGCAGGTGGCCGACTCGCGCCTGCTGGGCGTGCAGGCAGCGGGCACACGCCTGCGGCAGGTGCGCCTCAGCCGGGTGTCCATGCCGCTTTCGGTGTGGGTGAATGCCGACGCGGCCCACCTCTGGCTGGAAGGCTGCGACCTGGGTGAAGCGGTGATGATGGGCGCCAAGTTGGGCGGCACCGTGATGCGCGGCTGCCAGCTTCCGCGTACCGACCTGCGGGGGGCGCAGCTGGACGGAGCGGATCTGCGGGGCTGCGACCTGGGCGGCGTGCGCCTGGGGGCCGCCGAATTGCAGGGCGTGACCATCGAACCCGCGCAACTGCTGGACCTCGCCCACCTGCTGGGCGTGCGTGTGGCGGCACTGGAGGGCTGA
- the map gene encoding type I methionyl aminopeptidase encodes MSRVALKSAREIETMRRAGALVAETFRVLEPYMVAGATLKDLDRLAEEHIRKAGATPAYLGYGPRNNPFPGTICASVNEVICHGIPDGRELQEGDIVGVDIGVLLGGYYGDACYTYTVGKVRPEVQGLVDATRASLNAALDLVKPGARLGDLGHAVQTVAEGRGYSVVREYTGHGIGKRLHEEPTVLHYGARYTGLKLQPGMVFTIEPMVNLGRPETRLLGDGWTVITADKQPSAQFEHTVAVTQKGHEILTL; translated from the coding sequence ATGAGCCGCGTTGCCCTGAAGTCTGCCCGCGAAATCGAGACCATGCGCCGTGCGGGGGCGCTGGTGGCCGAAACCTTCCGGGTGCTGGAACCTTATATGGTGGCCGGCGCCACCCTGAAAGACCTGGACCGCCTGGCCGAAGAGCATATTCGCAAGGCCGGGGCCACCCCCGCCTACCTGGGCTATGGGCCGCGCAACAACCCCTTCCCCGGCACCATCTGCGCCAGCGTGAACGAGGTCATCTGCCACGGCATCCCCGATGGGCGCGAGCTGCAAGAAGGCGACATCGTGGGGGTGGACATTGGGGTGCTGCTGGGCGGCTACTACGGCGACGCCTGCTACACCTACACCGTGGGCAAGGTGCGCCCCGAGGTGCAGGGTCTGGTGGACGCCACCCGCGCCAGCCTGAATGCCGCGCTGGACCTGGTGAAACCTGGCGCTCGCCTGGGCGACCTGGGGCACGCGGTCCAGACGGTGGCCGAGGGCCGGGGCTACAGCGTGGTGCGCGAATACACAGGCCACGGCATCGGCAAGCGGCTGCACGAGGAACCCACGGTGCTGCACTACGGCGCGCGTTACACGGGCCTGAAATTGCAGCCTGGCATGGTGTTTACCATCGAGCCGATGGTGAATCTGGGCCGCCCCGAGACTCGCCTGCTGGGCGACGGCTGGACCGTCATCACCGCCGACAAGCAGCCCAGCGCGCAGTTCGAGCACACAGTGGCCGTGACGCAGAAGGGCCACGAGATTTTGACGCTGTGA
- a CDS encoding ABC transporter substrate-binding protein codes for MSSASAQTFPLTIKHDLGTATLPAMPKRVIVLGEELTELTAVLGIKPVGFASGRIGEARLGQPLTNLTSPAGTSLGQPVYVGATDKPSMETILALKPDLILMWGEPDETPLYNSLRRLAPTLAWNYNRDAQLGWKTGLRETAKVFGKSAQANRYIQQYDARISALRVRVAPRVEQAPRTAFLALFGPQTISVLGEQFAFSNVLRRLGMTIATPTGVDPSVYFKELSPEAVLTLSADRVLVLRVKAAGTLPVDALLKRRGLPVVTYPLDPQEPQSGPLTDLKRAEALAKLLATPR; via the coding sequence GTGTCTTCGGCCTCGGCCCAGACCTTTCCCCTGACCATCAAGCACGACCTAGGCACCGCCACCCTGCCGGCCATGCCCAAGCGCGTCATCGTGCTGGGCGAGGAGCTGACCGAACTGACCGCCGTGCTGGGGATCAAGCCGGTGGGCTTCGCGTCGGGGCGCATTGGCGAGGCCCGGCTGGGGCAACCCCTGACCAACCTGACCTCGCCCGCTGGCACCTCGCTGGGCCAGCCGGTGTATGTCGGTGCCACCGACAAGCCCAGCATGGAAACCATCCTGGCCCTCAAGCCCGACCTCATCCTGATGTGGGGCGAGCCGGACGAGACACCCCTGTACAACTCGCTGCGCCGCCTGGCGCCCACCCTGGCCTGGAATTACAACCGCGACGCGCAACTGGGCTGGAAAACGGGCCTCCGCGAAACCGCGAAGGTGTTTGGCAAGTCGGCCCAGGCCAACCGCTACATTCAGCAGTACGACGCGCGGATTTCTGCCCTGCGCGTCAGGGTCGCGCCCAGGGTCGAACAGGCGCCCCGCACCGCGTTCCTGGCGCTGTTTGGGCCGCAGACCATCTCGGTGCTGGGCGAACAGTTCGCGTTTTCCAACGTGCTGCGGCGCCTGGGGATGACCATTGCCACGCCCACTGGTGTAGATCCCAGCGTGTACTTCAAGGAACTCTCGCCGGAAGCGGTGCTGACGCTTAGTGCAGACCGGGTGCTCGTGCTGCGGGTCAAGGCGGCCGGAACGCTGCCTGTGGACGCCCTGCTCAAGCGGCGGGGCCTGCCGGTGGTGACGTACCCCCTGGACCCGCAGGAGCCTCAGTCTGGCCCCCTGACCGACCTCAAGCGCGCCGAAGCCCTGGCCAAGCTCCTGGCCACGCCGAGGTAA
- a CDS encoding M55 family metallopeptidase, which translates to MSERRVVISVDMEGICGVSSWVQVSPPEFGGLVSGTEYERARTQMTLEAAAAAQGALDAGATDVLVNDSHDTMRNLLADLLPDGVRFTSGNDKPLSMVQGVQEAGVVGLLFVGYHARAGSVRGPLAHTWNGFVRDVRINGVSTGEYGLNALLAGHYGVPVLFASGDDVAMGEISAELGGQVVTVAVKEGLSAFAAAHLHPREATRRIHEGARQAVQNAAQAQPHTTRWPAAVQLSLNHQARADAAERVPGVTRVDGVTVGWESENAYHLFQTFRMLAKVAEVRLDG; encoded by the coding sequence ATGAGTGAGCGCCGAGTCGTGATCAGCGTGGATATGGAAGGCATCTGTGGGGTCTCCAGCTGGGTGCAGGTGAGCCCTCCCGAATTTGGTGGGCTGGTGAGCGGCACCGAGTACGAACGGGCCCGCACCCAGATGACGCTGGAAGCGGCCGCCGCCGCCCAGGGCGCGCTGGACGCCGGAGCCACCGACGTGCTGGTGAACGACAGCCACGACACCATGCGCAACCTGCTGGCCGACCTGCTGCCTGACGGCGTGCGGTTTACCAGCGGCAACGACAAGCCCCTGAGCATGGTTCAGGGGGTGCAGGAGGCGGGGGTGGTGGGCCTGCTATTCGTGGGCTACCACGCCAGGGCAGGCAGTGTGCGCGGCCCCCTGGCGCATACCTGGAACGGGTTTGTGCGGGACGTGCGCATCAATGGCGTCTCGACCGGCGAGTACGGCCTGAATGCTCTGCTGGCCGGGCACTACGGCGTGCCGGTGCTTTTTGCCAGTGGCGACGACGTGGCGATGGGCGAGATTTCGGCGGAACTGGGCGGCCAGGTGGTCACGGTAGCCGTCAAGGAAGGCCTGAGTGCCTTCGCCGCCGCTCACCTGCACCCGCGTGAAGCCACGCGCCGCATTCACGAAGGGGCGCGCCAGGCCGTACAGAACGCGGCCCAGGCCCAGCCACACACGACCCGCTGGCCCGCCGCCGTTCAGCTGAGTTTGAACCATCAGGCCCGCGCCGACGCGGCCGAGCGCGTGCCCGGCGTGACGCGGGTGGATGGGGTCACGGTGGGCTGGGAAAGTGAGAACGCCTATCACCTGTTTCAAACGTTCCGCATGCTGGCGAAAGTGGCAGAGGTGCGGCTGGACGGATAG
- a CDS encoding DUF4259 domain-containing protein gives MTVWGTGSFENEHAAEFAREVVQDGAFALAEAFDVALDPDNEYLEAEEGHRALAAAEVLAAVLTGDTRSLTDAGLRAWAQAADPADLTYLRPLALEAVERVLGPGSELPDLWEEGEDADTWRGDVGRLRAELG, from the coding sequence ATGACCGTCTGGGGCACTGGCAGCTTTGAAAACGAACACGCCGCCGAGTTTGCAAGGGAGGTCGTGCAGGACGGCGCCTTTGCCCTGGCCGAAGCCTTCGACGTGGCCCTGGACCCCGATAACGAGTACCTGGAAGCCGAGGAAGGTCACCGCGCCCTGGCCGCCGCCGAGGTGCTGGCGGCCGTACTGACCGGCGACACCCGCAGCCTGACCGACGCCGGGCTGCGGGCCTGGGCGCAGGCGGCCGATCCGGCTGACCTGACCTACCTGCGCCCGCTGGCGCTGGAAGCCGTGGAGCGCGTGCTGGGGCCAGGCAGTGAGCTGCCGGACCTCTGGGAAGAGGGTGAGGACGCCGACACCTGGCGGGGGGACGTGGGTCGCCTGCGCGCGGAACTGGGCTAG